The proteins below are encoded in one region of Candidatus Moraniibacteriota bacterium:
- a CDS encoding FG-GAP-like repeat-containing protein, producing the protein EEKQTLSVKFTADRNAYPLALDPTLSFTAPGQSNSGSVITGEVGVSSSFGATMTAGDFNSDGKMDFAVGAHAWNNGTGRVYLFYNVRTNTAATADVVISGTGSWESFGTTLVAGDMNSDGRTDLIVGTDLYAAANVGAVKIFYNDGSYPTTSATADVLITGEGASNNFGRRIATGDLNADGRMDLIVSAPGYGSSTGRAYIFYNDGTSLGTVVCTTGCLATDADAIITGETANDNFGTLGIGDFNADGKTDLAVGAYKYDTTDAGRVYIFYSGAITTENASAADVILSGGEGFFGLAITSGDFNADGTTDIAVGGSTASSGRGRVYIFYADGTSNFGTATCSGTPVICSATNADVIITGATTTNYFGTTMVAGDMNADGRTDIIACTDYWGTPSEQAYIFYNDGSYPTSAANADVIITTEIANNFFGVSLSVADWNSDGKMDLAIGAYAYASSTGRVYVFYSQNGQVNTNQNISGTVSGDRFGNAMVSGDFNADGRLDLAVSAYGYSTNTGRVYVFYNTGIYRTTTSASADVIITGETVSDLFGSDFTVGDLNNDGKVDLVVSAYGYSTNTGRVYIFYNGSIITENASGADVIITGEAASNYFGDALTAGDFNADGTIDLAVGAYGYNSNLGRAYIFHADGTNNFGTTTCSGTPSVCLASNADMIINGSATAYIYFAASLAAGDLDADGTTDLVVGSHNGGGWGYIHLFYNDGSIPITAVTADAIIANDMASSFGSALEVGDLNADGRRDLIVGANGYGGSAGRVYVFYNDGAYPTTEDTADITLIGEAMSNFFGISLAIGDWNSDGRVDLAVGALGYSTNTGRVYFFYNDGTLPTTAATADSIITGETTNNSFGTSLSTGDWNTDGRTDLAVGAYGYSTNTGRVYFYQTEENYSWKIHSLPPGQSLRTNVSGSGQEMQISGESSSSFGSAFASGDFNADGKIDLVVGAFGYNSYQGRVYLFYNTGSLSTSATNADVVITGANGSRFGSSLAAGDLDSDGKTDIIVGCVNNIYIFYNDGSYPITATTADVAITGGTNFGAYGLIVGDFNADGKTDIAIGTFNSWVYIFHNDGAYPATYTTADITITGSPLSGMIAGDFNADGRTDLALGTGSGNGAVYIFYNDGSIPTTVGTADVIISGEGSSMLGFALVAGDFNNDGRIDLVASATVSSVGRTYIFYNDGSIPTTAATADVILTGETTSDYFGYSLVSGDFNNDGKTDLIVGAYGYSSSKGRVYLYTWNDQIITGEATNNSFGTAMTAGDFNADGRIDLAVGANGYSTNTGRIYIFYQDGAIPSTAATADIIITGEATNNYFGGALTAADLNSDGRIDLVTGATGYNSNQGRAYIFYNDGSISTTAATADIIITGGAYFGSKFSAGDFNADGRIDIAISDYDYNNNNKAVYIFYNDGSIPTTSATADAVITGYFDGFGFSLTSGDFNADGRTDLAVGDPLYTVSVWVGRVAIFYNDGAYPASVNSADTIIVGESVGTDSRFGFSLVPGDFNADGRVDLAVGAPYYSNSLGRAYILYNDGSIPTTAATADVIITGEATRTLFGNSLVSGDFNVDGRTDLAVGGMYYNNTMGTGRVYTFYNDGSYQATAATADTIITGEANSNYFGYSLASSDFNSDGKTDLVVGATMYATYTGRVYMYTTEVAVKTSSDPAKTRGTVNLRGTVKLR; encoded by the coding sequence ATGGTTCTTATCCGACGACTTCTGCTACTGCTGATGTGCTTATTACTGGTGAAGGTGCGAGCAATAACTTTGGAAGAAGAATTGCTACTGGTGACTTGAATGCCGATGGTCGTATGGATTTGATCGTGAGTGCTCCTGGTTATGGGAGTTCTACCGGTCGAGCATATATTTTCTACAATGATGGAACGAGTCTGGGAACAGTTGTTTGTACGACAGGATGTCTCGCTACCGACGCTGACGCTATCATTACCGGCGAAACCGCTAATGATAATTTTGGTACTTTGGGTATTGGTGATTTCAATGCTGACGGAAAAACTGATTTGGCTGTTGGCGCATATAAGTATGATACTACTGATGCTGGCCGAGTATATATTTTTTATAGTGGCGCTATTACTACAGAAAATGCCAGTGCTGCCGATGTTATCCTCAGTGGAGGTGAAGGGTTTTTTGGTCTTGCTATCACCTCAGGCGACTTCAATGCTGATGGTACGACCGATATAGCTGTTGGTGGGAGTACAGCATCTTCTGGGAGAGGGCGCGTTTATATCTTTTATGCTGATGGTACGAGCAACTTTGGTACCGCTACGTGTTCAGGTACGCCTGTAATTTGTTCTGCTACAAATGCCGATGTCATCATTACAGGAGCGACTACTACAAACTATTTCGGCACTACGATGGTTGCTGGAGATATGAATGCTGATGGAAGAACAGATATTATAGCTTGCACGGATTATTGGGGAACTCCGAGTGAGCAGGCATATATTTTCTACAACGATGGTTCGTATCCTACCAGCGCTGCCAATGCCGATGTGATCATTACGACAGAGATAGCGAACAATTTCTTTGGAGTATCTCTTTCAGTAGCTGACTGGAATAGCGATGGTAAAATGGATCTCGCTATCGGAGCGTATGCGTATGCTTCGAGCACTGGTCGAGTGTATGTCTTCTATTCGCAGAACGGACAGGTGAATACCAATCAGAATATCTCTGGTACAGTGAGTGGTGATCGATTTGGCAATGCGATGGTCTCAGGGGATTTCAATGCCGATGGCCGTCTCGACCTCGCTGTCAGCGCGTATGGCTATTCGACGAATACTGGTCGTGTCTACGTCTTCTACAACACGGGTATTTATAGAACGACGACATCTGCCAGTGCTGATGTGATTATCACGGGTGAGACAGTGAGTGATCTCTTTGGTTCTGATTTTACGGTAGGAGACCTCAATAATGACGGAAAAGTGGATTTGGTTGTCAGTGCCTATGGCTATTCGACGAATACCGGTCGTGTCTATATTTTCTACAATGGTTCTATCATCACCGAGAATGCCAGCGGAGCCGATGTGATTATCACAGGAGAAGCTGCGAGTAACTATTTCGGAGACGCTCTGACCGCAGGGGATTTCAACGCTGATGGCACGATAGACCTTGCTGTGGGAGCCTATGGTTACAATTCGAATCTCGGCCGCGCCTATATTTTCCACGCTGACGGGACAAACAATTTCGGTACAACGACTTGCTCTGGTACGCCGTCTGTTTGTCTTGCCTCGAATGCCGATATGATTATTAATGGAAGCGCGACAGCGTATATATATTTTGCAGCGAGTTTAGCAGCAGGAGACCTTGATGCTGATGGGACAACCGATCTTGTTGTTGGTTCTCATAATGGTGGGGGTTGGGGGTATATTCATCTTTTTTATAACGATGGATCTATTCCGATTACAGCTGTTACTGCTGATGCTATTATTGCTAACGACATGGCGAGCTCATTTGGGTCTGCATTGGAGGTGGGTGATCTGAATGCTGATGGTCGAAGAGACCTCATTGTGGGAGCGAATGGTTATGGTGGCAGTGCGGGTCGTGTGTATGTTTTCTACAATGACGGTGCTTACCCTACTACAGAAGATACTGCTGATATCACTCTCATAGGTGAAGCCATGAGCAACTTTTTCGGAATATCTCTCGCTATAGGTGACTGGAACAGTGATGGACGGGTCGATCTCGCAGTAGGAGCATTGGGCTATTCGACGAATACCGGCCGTGTCTATTTTTTTTACAACGATGGTACTCTTCCGACGACGGCTGCCACTGCTGATAGTATTATCACGGGTGAAACCACAAACAACTCTTTTGGCACTTCTCTCTCTACAGGGGACTGGAATACTGATGGACGGACCGATCTCGCTGTTGGAGCCTATGGCTATTCGACGAATACCGGCCGTGTCTATTTCTATCAGACAGAGGAGAATTATTCATGGAAGATACACTCCCTCCCACCTGGACAATCTCTCCGTACTAATGTCTCTGGTTCTGGTCAAGAAATGCAGATCAGCGGTGAGTCTAGTAGCTCGTTCGGTTCTGCTTTCGCCTCAGGCGATTTCAATGCCGATGGCAAGATAGATCTCGTTGTTGGAGCTTTTGGGTATAATTCTTATCAGGGTCGTGTTTATCTTTTTTATAATACCGGATCTCTCTCTACTTCTGCTACGAATGCCGATGTCGTGATTACTGGTGCTAATGGTAGTCGTTTTGGGTCTTCATTGGCCGCGGGGGATCTTGATTCTGATGGGAAAACAGACATTATTGTTGGATGTGTTAATAATATATATATATTCTACAATGATGGTTCATATCCAATTACTGCTACTACAGCCGATGTCGCTATCACGGGCGGAACTAACTTTGGTGCGTATGGTCTTATTGTTGGCGACTTCAATGCTGATGGGAAGACAGATATCGCTATTGGGACGTTTAATTCTTGGGTATATATTTTTCACAATGATGGTGCATATCCGGCTACTTATACCACAGCTGACATTACTATTACAGGATCCCCTTTGAGTGGAATGATAGCAGGAGACTTTAATGCCGATGGCCGCACCGATCTAGCTCTTGGTACTGGGTCTGGAAATGGTGCAGTATATATCTTCTATAATGATGGTTCTATTCCTACAACTGTCGGGACAGCCGATGTTATAATTTCTGGTGAAGGAAGCAGTATGCTTGGCTTTGCACTGGTTGCTGGTGATTTCAACAATGATGGTCGCATCGACCTCGTCGCTAGTGCTACAGTTTCTTCTGTGGGGCGTACTTACATTTTCTATAATGATGGATCCATTCCGACGACTGCTGCCACGGCTGATGTCATCCTCACAGGAGAAACAACATCGGATTATTTTGGCTATTCTCTCGTCTCCGGTGATTTCAATAATGATGGGAAAACAGATTTGATAGTTGGGGCATATGGGTATTCTTCGAGTAAAGGTCGTGTCTATTTGTATACCTGGAACGATCAAATCATCACTGGCGAAGCAACGAATAATAGTTTTGGCACTGCGATGACCGCAGGTGATTTCAATGCTGATGGCCGAATTGACCTCGCTGTTGGAGCAAATGGTTACTCGACGAATACTGGTCGAATCTACATATTTTACCAGGATGGTGCTATCCCATCTACTGCCGCCACCGCCGATATCATCATCACTGGCGAAGCAACGAACAACTATTTTGGTGGAGCTCTCACTGCAGCGGATCTAAATAGTGATGGTCGGATCGATCTTGTGACGGGCGCTACAGGGTATAATTCGAACCAAGGCCGTGCCTACATTTTCTACAATGATGGATCTATTTCGACGACTGCCGCGACTGCTGATATTATCATCACTGGTGGTGCTTATTTTGGGAGTAAATTTTCCGCAGGTGATTTCAATGCCGATGGCCGGATCGATATTGCAATTTCAGATTATGATTATAATAACAATAATAAGGCAGTGTATATTTTCTATAACGATGGGAGTATTCCGACGACGAGTGCTACTGCAGATGCTGTTATTACGGGATATTTCGATGGTTTTGGTTTCTCTCTCACATCCGGTGATTTCAATGCCGATGGTCGTACCGATTTGGCTGTCGGTGACCCTCTTTATACTGTAAGCGTGTGGGTAGGGCGTGTCGCTATTTTTTATAACGATGGCGCATATCCCGCTTCAGTCAATTCCGCAGATACGATAATCGTGGGTGAATCAGTGGGAACAGATTCTAGATTTGGTTTTTCTCTTGTCCCCGGTGATTTCAACGCCGATGGTCGTGTTGACCTCGCCGTGGGTGCTCCATATTATTCGAACTCCCTTGGTCGTGCCTACATTCTCTACAACGATGGCTCAATCCCGACCACTGCTGCCACTGCTGATGTCATTATCACCGGTGAAGCGACCAGAACTTTGTTTGGTAATTCTCTCGTTTCAGGTGATTTCAACGTCGATGGACGTACTGATCTTGCTGTTGGTGGTATGTATTATAACAATACTATGGGTACAGGTCGTGTCTATACTTTTTATAACGATGGATCGTACCAGGCAACCGCTGCGACTGCGGATACAATAATCACTGGTGAAGCGAATAGCAATTATTTTGGTTATTCTCTCGCCTCCAGCGACTTCAATAGTGATGGCAAGACTGACCTCGTTGTCGGTGCTACAATGTATGCTACGTATACTGGCCGTGTCTATATGTACACTACCGAAGTTGCTGTCAAAACTTCCTCTGACCCTGCAAAGACGCGTGGCACTGTCAATCTCCGTGGCACCGTCAAGCTCCGCTAA
- the rodA gene encoding rod shape-determining protein RodA — translation MLRLFSKFDFVLIAVTLLLVAVSLLTLYSLSVTSDADYFTKQLIFSVIGFSVLSFVAFFDYRHIQKYSTLFYFGTLFVLSSVLILGTTVRGTAGWISFGIFQVQPVEFSKITLIIFLASFISKKKSELGEWARVIASLVLSAILIFLVLKQPDLGSSIVLASIWIGMILSSGLRMKHLIVLFVLGMMLIGGSWFALADYQKDRINNFIHPESDPKGSGYNVLQSIVAVGSGGLFGKGIGHGSQSQLNFLPEKHTDFIFAVIAEELGLIGSFFVISLYLVLLYRIKRIGDMASDNFGYLIAVGVLVMLFVQIVINIGMNIGLLPVTGLPAPLVSYGGSSLVTTLLALGLLLNIYQKRRENTDLHISLEKSVLDEHMIVEREA, via the coding sequence GTGCTTCGACTATTTTCCAAGTTTGACTTTGTGTTGATTGCGGTGACGCTTCTTCTTGTAGCCGTCAGTTTGCTCACGCTCTATAGTCTTTCCGTGACTTCAGATGCAGATTATTTTACCAAACAGTTGATATTTTCTGTCATAGGATTCTCAGTACTGTCTTTCGTAGCCTTCTTTGATTATCGACATATACAGAAATATAGTACGCTCTTCTATTTCGGAACTCTTTTTGTCTTATCCAGCGTCTTGATACTGGGTACGACGGTTCGCGGAACAGCAGGATGGATTTCTTTCGGTATATTTCAGGTACAGCCGGTTGAGTTTTCCAAAATTACGCTGATCATTTTTCTCGCGAGTTTTATTTCCAAGAAGAAGTCGGAGCTCGGTGAATGGGCGAGAGTGATTGCTTCTCTTGTTTTATCGGCCATTCTTATTTTCCTTGTTTTGAAACAACCGGATCTCGGATCAAGTATTGTACTCGCGAGTATATGGATAGGAATGATTCTTTCATCAGGACTCAGAATGAAACATCTTATCGTACTCTTTGTTCTCGGGATGATGCTTATTGGAGGAAGCTGGTTCGCGCTCGCGGATTATCAGAAGGACCGTATCAACAACTTCATTCATCCAGAATCCGATCCCAAGGGGAGTGGATACAACGTTCTTCAGTCTATCGTTGCTGTTGGTTCGGGAGGATTGTTTGGCAAGGGTATTGGTCATGGGTCGCAGTCTCAGCTCAACTTCCTTCCCGAGAAACACACGGACTTCATTTTCGCTGTTATTGCCGAAGAGCTCGGACTTATTGGTTCATTTTTTGTAATAAGTTTGTATCTTGTACTTTTATACCGTATCAAGCGTATTGGCGATATGGCGAGTGATAATTTTGGTTATTTGATCGCTGTTGGAGTGCTGGTGATGCTCTTTGTGCAGATTGTGATCAATATCGGTATGAATATTGGCTTGCTTCCAGTGACCGGATTACCTGCCCCACTCGTGAGCTATGGCGGAAGCTCTCTTGTTACCACTCTTTTGGCCCTTGGACTGCTTCTTAATATTTATCAGAAACGTCGAGAGAATACCGATCTTCATATTTCTCTCGAGAAGAGTGTGCTCGACGAGCATATGATTGTCGAAAGAGAAGCATAA
- the secG gene encoding preprotein translocase subunit SecG codes for MRSFLIVQAVVAILLTLSILLQNRGSGLGSTFGGDFGGYYTKRGMEKFLIYATVVLAIIFFALAILNVWLPLHS; via the coding sequence ATGAGAAGTTTCCTTATCGTGCAGGCCGTGGTCGCCATTTTGCTTACCCTCTCTATCCTTCTTCAGAATCGAGGCTCTGGTCTCGGGAGTACTTTTGGGGGTGATTTTGGTGGATATTATACCAAAAGAGGTATGGAAAAATTCCTTATTTACGCGACAGTCGTTTTGGCGATTATTTTTTTCGCACTTGCCATTCTCAATGTCTGGCTCCCACTTCATTCTTAA
- a CDS encoding ABC transporter substrate-binding protein produces the protein MRDKIIISFFIVTSVTALVFWLGALYVVSTVTVPQAGGEYTEGIVAQPRYINPILSQTSDADADLVELIYSGLFSYDADGNLINRLAEDYSVSSDGKVYTIHIRQGVKWHDGEELTADDVVYTIRSIQNPAYKSPLRSNWLSVETDAPEKYTVTFTLQKSYSRFLNNLTVGILPKHIWKNIAQESFFLADYNLAPVGSGPYIFFNSEKDSSGNILSYELRAWKEYFDGAPYISKIVFHFYPDEQTLIDAYNKKEVLGINSLVPENISKLKARKSTRIYDINTPRVFSVFFNPTTSVPLANDEVREALSYAIDRETIVREVLSGKGQPAFGPLLSFMSGYTPDFALPSFDQERANALFDEHGWTRGTDGIRSKGGVALEFSLAVPEWPELVKTADILKSGWEQIGARVTVNIVNTADLQQNIIRPRQYDALLFGEASSVASDPYPFWHSSQKRDPGLNLALLDNKDVDDVLVSLREELDGEKQKEQYRKFQELLLREKPAIFLYSPTYLYLVSSVVQGIDIHTMDTSHFRLSNVKNWYIKTDRVKK, from the coding sequence ATGAGAGATAAAATTATTATTTCCTTTTTTATTGTAACGAGTGTTACAGCGCTTGTTTTTTGGCTTGGTGCACTGTATGTCGTGTCGACAGTTACTGTCCCGCAAGCAGGCGGTGAATACACTGAGGGGATTGTGGCTCAACCACGTTATATCAATCCTATCCTTTCTCAGACGAGTGATGCTGATGCTGATCTCGTAGAATTGATCTATAGCGGACTGTTTTCATACGATGCTGATGGGAATCTGATCAATCGTTTGGCGGAAGATTATTCCGTTTCTTCTGATGGAAAAGTATACACGATACATATCCGTCAGGGTGTCAAATGGCATGACGGCGAAGAGCTCACAGCCGATGATGTTGTCTATACTATTCGATCGATTCAGAATCCAGCTTACAAAAGTCCTCTCCGATCAAATTGGTTGTCTGTAGAGACCGATGCTCCTGAGAAATACACTGTAACGTTTACTCTTCAAAAATCGTATTCTCGATTCTTGAATAACTTGACCGTAGGTATATTGCCGAAGCATATCTGGAAAAACATTGCACAAGAAAGCTTCTTTCTCGCAGATTATAATCTTGCTCCTGTTGGTAGTGGTCCATACATTTTTTTTAATTCCGAAAAAGATTCAAGTGGAAATATTCTTTCGTACGAACTTCGTGCATGGAAGGAATATTTCGATGGCGCACCGTATATTTCGAAAATTGTTTTCCATTTCTATCCTGACGAACAGACACTGATCGACGCATACAATAAGAAAGAAGTGCTTGGTATCAATTCGCTTGTCCCTGAAAATATTTCCAAACTCAAGGCACGCAAGAGTACTCGCATCTATGATATCAATACACCTCGAGTTTTTTCTGTCTTCTTCAATCCGACAACGAGTGTTCCTCTTGCAAATGATGAAGTGCGCGAAGCTTTGAGTTATGCTATTGATCGGGAAACCATTGTACGTGAAGTGCTCTCGGGCAAGGGTCAGCCTGCCTTCGGTCCACTCCTTTCTTTTATGAGTGGATATACTCCTGATTTTGCATTGCCGTCTTTTGATCAGGAGAGAGCCAATGCTCTTTTTGATGAGCATGGCTGGACACGTGGTACGGATGGTATTCGTTCCAAGGGTGGTGTGGCTCTCGAATTCAGTCTCGCTGTACCAGAGTGGCCAGAACTTGTGAAAACAGCAGATATTCTCAAATCAGGATGGGAACAAATAGGAGCACGAGTGACGGTGAATATTGTGAACACTGCTGATTTGCAACAAAATATCATTCGTCCTCGTCAGTATGACGCCCTTCTTTTCGGTGAAGCATCATCGGTTGCTTCTGATCCTTATCCTTTCTGGCATTCCAGTCAAAAACGTGACCCAGGACTCAATCTCGCGTTGCTTGATAACAAAGATGTAGATGATGTTCTTGTCTCGCTTCGCGAAGAATTAGATGGAGAGAAACAAAAAGAACAATACAGAAAGTTTCAAGAGCTTCTTCTTCGGGAAAAGCCAGCCATTTTCTTGTATTCGCCGACCTATCTCTATCTCGTGAGTAGTGTCGTGCAGGGTATCGATATACACACGATGGATACATCTCATTTTCGTTTGAGTAATGTCAAAAATTGGTACATCAAAACCGATCGGGTGAAAAAGTAA
- a CDS encoding bifunctional phosphoglucose/phosphomannose isomerase, with protein sequence MLNPLDTYNFRQMIIDSPLQFRTGFDLAKDIKIPGTFTSIMISGMGGSALPGNIFRTYLDNAFIQEKKDPTKESPIAVYQNRSYSLPREAFKDCLNFICSYSGNTEETIASFEEALKNNLPCIGLSSGGKIEEMCKANDVPHIKLPIPFPGFQPRVGTGYFFSTMLQVLVNQRMTRDTTTELLQEVELMQTRITDIEEQGKNFAKQVIGKTPVIYTTPEYQSVAMVWKIKFNENAKTPAFWNFFPELNHNEMVGWTLPQGKFIVFMLRDTLAHPRILKRFEITAGLLREKGVEVVTVDMVGETVFDKIFSSILLADFTSYFLALEYGENPTPVDMVESLKELLVA encoded by the coding sequence ATGTTAAATCCTCTCGACACCTATAATTTTCGTCAGATGATCATTGATAGTCCTCTCCAGTTTCGGACAGGATTTGATCTCGCCAAGGATATAAAAATACCAGGAACATTTACTTCTATTATGATTTCTGGTATGGGGGGCTCGGCACTTCCGGGTAATATTTTCCGTACCTATCTCGACAATGCGTTCATTCAAGAAAAAAAAGATCCGACCAAGGAATCTCCCATTGCCGTGTATCAGAATCGTTCATACAGTCTTCCTCGAGAAGCTTTCAAAGATTGTCTCAATTTTATTTGTTCGTATTCTGGTAATACCGAAGAGACGATTGCTTCTTTTGAAGAAGCTCTCAAGAATAATTTGCCTTGCATCGGACTTTCGAGTGGAGGAAAGATAGAAGAGATGTGTAAAGCAAATGATGTCCCTCATATCAAACTTCCTATTCCTTTTCCAGGATTTCAGCCTCGTGTCGGCACTGGATATTTTTTCAGTACGATGCTTCAGGTACTCGTGAATCAGAGAATGACTCGTGATACGACTACAGAGCTTTTGCAGGAGGTAGAGCTCATGCAGACGAGAATCACCGATATCGAAGAACAAGGAAAGAATTTTGCCAAACAGGTCATCGGGAAAACGCCCGTGATATATACTACACCAGAATATCAGTCCGTAGCGATGGTGTGGAAAATCAAGTTCAATGAGAATGCCAAGACACCAGCTTTTTGGAATTTTTTTCCAGAACTGAATCACAACGAAATGGTAGGATGGACTCTTCCTCAGGGAAAGTTTATTGTCTTTATGCTTCGTGATACACTTGCACATCCACGCATTCTGAAACGTTTTGAAATAACCGCAGGACTGCTCCGTGAGAAGGGTGTCGAAGTGGTGACAGTCGATATGGTAGGAGAAACTGTTTTTGACAAGATATTTTCGAGTATTCTCTTGGCTGATTTCACTTCATATTTTCTCGCTCTGGAATACGGAGAGAATCCGACGCCTGTCGATATGGTGGAATCGCTCAAAGAACTTTTGGTAGCGTAA
- a CDS encoding mannose-1-phosphate guanylyltransferase: MYSVILCGGSGTRLWPMSRKNLPKQFLKLYGDKSLLQETFDRIHKLLPVEHIFFVTNKDNASYVLSQIRKRDRKFSEKNIIIEPSARNTAPAIALAMKYLTEKMKMNVSENVLFLPSDHYIGQETAYMDIVRKIADLKDDIIGTIGIVPTKPETGYGYIRRGKESRGIFPVLEFKEKPDLKTAKKYLASGKYLWNSGMYFFNARTFFSELSLCAPEIAGFFTGTYREILKKYKTIPSVSIDYALSEKSEKVGVIAGNFGWSDIGSFDSLADVLGHNSAMRHIGIDSKNVFTYSTENRLITTIGVEDLIIVETKGSILVCKRGRAEDVKKIVEKLKEIEPTEL, from the coding sequence ATGTATAGTGTTATTCTCTGTGGTGGATCTGGGACGCGTCTGTGGCCGATGAGTCGAAAAAATCTCCCGAAACAATTTTTGAAACTCTATGGAGACAAGTCGCTCCTTCAGGAAACGTTTGATCGTATCCATAAACTCCTCCCTGTCGAACACATATTTTTTGTAACCAACAAAGACAACGCTTCATATGTGCTCAGTCAGATACGAAAAAGGGATCGGAAATTTTCAGAAAAAAATATTATCATAGAACCATCTGCTCGCAATACTGCACCAGCGATCGCTCTTGCGATGAAATACTTGACTGAGAAAATGAAAATGAATGTTTCAGAGAATGTCCTCTTCCTCCCATCAGACCATTACATTGGTCAGGAAACCGCTTATATGGATATCGTGCGAAAGATAGCTGATTTGAAAGATGATATCATCGGGACCATCGGTATCGTCCCGACCAAACCAGAAACAGGGTATGGGTATATTCGTCGAGGCAAAGAATCCCGAGGCATCTTTCCTGTTCTCGAATTCAAAGAAAAACCGGATCTAAAAACAGCTAAGAAATATCTCGCATCCGGGAAATATCTCTGGAACTCGGGTATGTATTTTTTCAACGCACGCACGTTCTTCTCAGAACTCTCGCTCTGTGCTCCTGAAATAGCAGGTTTTTTCACGGGGACATATAGAGAGATTTTGAAAAAATACAAAACTATTCCATCTGTCTCTATCGATTATGCATTATCAGAGAAGTCAGAAAAAGTAGGCGTCATCGCAGGGAATTTTGGGTGGAGTGATATTGGATCTTTCGATAGTTTGGCGGATGTCTTGGGACACAATTCTGCGATGCGACATATCGGTATTGATTCCAAGAATGTATTTACCTACAGTACTGAAAATCGGTTGATAACGACGATTGGGGTAGAGGATCTCATCATTGTCGAAACCAAAGGAAGCATTCTCGTATGTAAGAGGGGACGAGCAGAAGATGTAAAAAAAATCGTCGAAAAATTGAAAGAAATCGAGCCTACAGAGCTGTAA